The following coding sequences lie in one Eriocheir sinensis breed Jianghai 21 chromosome 19, ASM2467909v1, whole genome shotgun sequence genomic window:
- the LOC127001010 gene encoding mucin-2-like isoform X2, with translation MMTPASVLRLSFVALGLLVSTGVSGQEVTGKTTDNQFSETSHQDTGNHTSTTTERPFNQNSPATVQSNNQDSTSTTNGPLNQNPTVSRQTDNQDNTSFGTATEGPYSNNQTPDPTTNASCWFGNTRLQHGETALGLPEGCMRLVCCNGEIVKNTMVLEGPSYHPDVDPCTMDDHNDHEGNNTTWSPWRTFHDDYSKCCVLGKEMYDHGHILTNFCVRMVCHNGHWDFEGTIDPTCGHCWVYDDPHFTTFNGTHRDWHGRCNYSLAQTDNSYNPYTAVYASFKKCFKKGGGLPSCIDTATFRESPNSVVEMFAGEDVEITVNGELVMIPDTHDFKGITTSHGNHPLLAVRLDECVIIIGGWSGFVVMQCPHRLDVWVRRSSSGGGVDGLCGRFNNFTNTTKNKTVTLSRVNVTNTTMHPFLWLANNSTKEKCITTDQDLNNSAACKDPLDDFVEPCEKHTRGYAYLNQSCQYDLCKLNQTPLGKRKRNVRRWLKIIKRNAFITEFLDNATRDYMA, from the exons ATGATGACCCCGGCCAGCGTGTTAAGACTGTCCTTCGTGGCTCTCGGATTGCTTGTCTCGACGGGGGTCAGCGGTCAGGAGGTCACGG GCAAAACCACAGATAACCAATTCAGTGAAACCAGCCACCAGGACACAGGCAAccataccagcaccaccacagaaAGGCCCTTCAATCAAAACTCTCCAGCTACCGTACAATCCAACAACCAAGACAGCACCAGCACCACAAACGGACCCCTCAACCAAAATCCAACAGTCTCCCGGCAAACTGACAACCAGGACAACACCAGCTTCGGCACAGCCACAGAAGGACCTTACAGCAACAACCAAACGCCTGACCCAACCACCAACGCCTCCTGCTGGTTCGGAAACACAAGGTTGCAACACGGGGAGACAGCGCTGGGGCTGCCGGAGGGTTGCATGAGGCTGGTGTGCTGCAACGGGGAGATCGTCAAGAATACTATGGTGTTAGAGGGACCGAGCTATCACCCTGACGTCGACCCCTGCACCATGGACGACCACAACGACCATGAGGGGAACAATACCACCTGGTCCCCTTGGCGAACCTTCCATGACGATTATAGCAagt gctGTGTCTTGGGCAAAGAGATGTATGATCACGGGCACATCCTCACCAACTTCTGCGTTAGGATGGTGTGTCACAATGGCCACTGGGACTTCGAAGGCACCATCGACCCCACGT GCGGTCACTGCTGGGTATACGACGACCCCCACTTCACGACCTTCAACGGGACACACAGAGACTGGCACGGGCGATGCAACTACTCCCTGGCGCAGACCGACAACTCCTACAACCCCTACACCGCCGTCTACGCCTCCTTCAAGAAGTGCTTCAAGAAGGGCGGCGGCTTACCTTCCTGTATCGACACCGCGACGTTTAGAGAAAGTCCGAACAGCGTTGTGGAGATGTTCGCTGGTGAAGACgttgag ATCACGGTCAACGGGGAGCTCGTGATGATCCCCGACACCCACGACTTCAAGGGCATCACCACCTCTCACGGCAACCATCCTCTGCTGGCCGTGAGGCTGGACGAGTGTGTTATCATCATCGGCGGCTGGTCAGGCTTCGTG GTGATGCAGTGCCCCCATCGGCTGGACGTGTGGGTGCGGAGGTCGTCGTCTGGGGGTGGCGTGGACGGGCTGTGTGGCCGCTTCAACAACTTCACGAACACGACAAAGAACAAAACCGTCACGCTCAGTAGAGTGAACGTCACCAACACGACAATGCATCCGTTTCTCTGgctg gCTAACAACAGCACCAAGgaaaaatgcatcaccaccgatCAAGACCTAAACAAT agtGCCGCGTGCAAGGACCCGCTGGACGACTTCGTGGAGCCCTGTGAGAAGCACACACGAGGATACGCCTACCTCAACC AGTCGTGCCAGTACGACCTGTGCAAGCTTAACCAGACGCCGctcgggaagaggaagaggaacgtcaGGAGGTGGCTGAAGATCATAAAACGCAACGCCTTCATCACCGAGTTTCTGGACAACGCGACTCGAG ACTACATGGCGTAA
- the LOC127001010 gene encoding mucin-2-like isoform X1 — protein MMTPASVLRLSFVALGLLVSTGVSGQEVTGKTTDNQFSETSHQDTGNHTSTTTERPFNQNSPATVQSNNQDSTSTTNGPLNQNPTVSRQTDNQDNTSFGTATEGPYSNNQTPDPTTNASCWFGNTRLQHGETALGLPEGCMRLVCCNGEIVKNTMVLEGPSYHPDVDPCTMDDHNDHEGNNTTWSPWRTFHDDYSKCCVLGKEMYDHGHILTNFCVRMVCHNGHWDFEGTIDPTCGHCWVYDDPHFTTFNGTHRDWHGRCNYSLAQTDNSYNPYTAVYASFKKCFKKGGGLPSCIDTATFRESPNSVVEMFAGEDVEITVNGELVMIPDTHDFKGITTSHGNHPLLAVRLDECVIIIGGWSGFVVMQCPHRLDVWVRRSSSGGGVDGLCGRFNNFTNTTKNKTVTLSRVNVTNTTMHPFLWLANNSTKEKCITTDQDLNNSAACKDPLDDFVEPCEKHTRGYAYLNQSCQYDLCKLNQTPLGKRKRNVRRWLKIIKRNAFITEFLDNATREPPAVPFWYQWHRSEGGTDQLD, from the exons ATGATGACCCCGGCCAGCGTGTTAAGACTGTCCTTCGTGGCTCTCGGATTGCTTGTCTCGACGGGGGTCAGCGGTCAGGAGGTCACGG GCAAAACCACAGATAACCAATTCAGTGAAACCAGCCACCAGGACACAGGCAAccataccagcaccaccacagaaAGGCCCTTCAATCAAAACTCTCCAGCTACCGTACAATCCAACAACCAAGACAGCACCAGCACCACAAACGGACCCCTCAACCAAAATCCAACAGTCTCCCGGCAAACTGACAACCAGGACAACACCAGCTTCGGCACAGCCACAGAAGGACCTTACAGCAACAACCAAACGCCTGACCCAACCACCAACGCCTCCTGCTGGTTCGGAAACACAAGGTTGCAACACGGGGAGACAGCGCTGGGGCTGCCGGAGGGTTGCATGAGGCTGGTGTGCTGCAACGGGGAGATCGTCAAGAATACTATGGTGTTAGAGGGACCGAGCTATCACCCTGACGTCGACCCCTGCACCATGGACGACCACAACGACCATGAGGGGAACAATACCACCTGGTCCCCTTGGCGAACCTTCCATGACGATTATAGCAagt gctGTGTCTTGGGCAAAGAGATGTATGATCACGGGCACATCCTCACCAACTTCTGCGTTAGGATGGTGTGTCACAATGGCCACTGGGACTTCGAAGGCACCATCGACCCCACGT GCGGTCACTGCTGGGTATACGACGACCCCCACTTCACGACCTTCAACGGGACACACAGAGACTGGCACGGGCGATGCAACTACTCCCTGGCGCAGACCGACAACTCCTACAACCCCTACACCGCCGTCTACGCCTCCTTCAAGAAGTGCTTCAAGAAGGGCGGCGGCTTACCTTCCTGTATCGACACCGCGACGTTTAGAGAAAGTCCGAACAGCGTTGTGGAGATGTTCGCTGGTGAAGACgttgag ATCACGGTCAACGGGGAGCTCGTGATGATCCCCGACACCCACGACTTCAAGGGCATCACCACCTCTCACGGCAACCATCCTCTGCTGGCCGTGAGGCTGGACGAGTGTGTTATCATCATCGGCGGCTGGTCAGGCTTCGTG GTGATGCAGTGCCCCCATCGGCTGGACGTGTGGGTGCGGAGGTCGTCGTCTGGGGGTGGCGTGGACGGGCTGTGTGGCCGCTTCAACAACTTCACGAACACGACAAAGAACAAAACCGTCACGCTCAGTAGAGTGAACGTCACCAACACGACAATGCATCCGTTTCTCTGgctg gCTAACAACAGCACCAAGgaaaaatgcatcaccaccgatCAAGACCTAAACAAT agtGCCGCGTGCAAGGACCCGCTGGACGACTTCGTGGAGCCCTGTGAGAAGCACACACGAGGATACGCCTACCTCAACC AGTCGTGCCAGTACGACCTGTGCAAGCTTAACCAGACGCCGctcgggaagaggaagaggaacgtcaGGAGGTGGCTGAAGATCATAAAACGCAACGCCTTCATCACCGAGTTTCTGGACAACGCGACTCGAG